The following proteins are encoded in a genomic region of Dasypus novemcinctus isolate mDasNov1 chromosome 3, mDasNov1.1.hap2, whole genome shotgun sequence:
- the YY1 gene encoding transcriptional repressor protein YY1 isoform X3 — translation MPSRGRRRTHPPRASGLCSHGRHSRRHHRSPEAVSPRRPTRERKHRQFSAKQTLLGRLGRRARRPPPARPRGRRRPQPSARLAPPALLPNPLPPAPGAARTAHRLPRRQLQRRRPLRSAAGARGGGFCCSCTAVGGNRATPGGRRRWRRQRRRRRADVTRRGASQRARRSHRPPACQHQSAKSSREWAGPPWRTGKIDWQRERERASGSEAGRVAASAEVSRCRARAECGGGGGGEIWARVEELVFVWKEAEAQEEGGSGASGRWAGGGAVRAGGCGAARRGGDRDERRPRERGAHRGEGGGGAPPRPPLPPRRPPPLPPPARSLPPSAFLPHGRPPPRPPARSPGAQAAAAVAAEPAAMASGDTLYIATDGSEMPAEIVELHEIEVETIPVETIETTVVGEEEEEEDDDEDGGGGDHGGGGGHGHAGHHHHHHHHHPPMIALQPLVTDDPTQVHHHQEVILVQTREEVVGGDDSDGLRAEDGFEDQILIPVPAPAGGDDDYIQQTLVTVAAAGKSGGGGSSSSGGGRVKKGGGKKSGKKSYLGGGAGAAGGGGADPGNKKWEQKQVQIKTLEGEFSVTMWSSDEKKDIDHETVVEEQIIGENSPPDYSEYMTGKKLPPGGIPGIDLSDPKQLAEFARERKPGWGVR, via the coding sequence ATGCCGAGCCGCGGCCGCCGGCGGACACACCCCCCGCGGGCCTCCGGCCTTTGTTCGCATGGCCGCCACTCCCGCCGCCACCATCGCTCGCCCGAAGCCGTCAGCCCGCGCCGCCCGACGCGAGAAAGGAAGCACAGGCAGTTCTcggcaaaacagactttattgGGGCGCCTGGGCCGCCGCGCGCGCCGGCCTCCCCCCGCACGGCCCCGGGGCCGCCGCCGGCCGCAGCCCAGCGCTCGGCTGGCCCCTCCCGCCCTCCTTCCCAACCCCCTCCCTCCGGCGCCCGGGGCCGCGCGGACCGCTCACCGGCTCCCGAGGCGGCAGCTGCAGCGGCGACGCCCACTCCGGAGTGCGGCCGGGGCCCGAGGCGGCGGGTTTTGTTGCAGTTGCACCGCGGTGGGCGGAAACCGCGCGACTCCGGGCGGCAGGAGGCGGTGGCGGCgacagcggcggcggcggcgcgctgACGTCACGCGCCGCGGGGCCAGCCAGCGCGCGAGACGATCTCACCGCCCCCCAGCCTGCCAGCACCAATCCGCGAAGAGCTCGCGCGAGTGGGCGGGACCGCCTTGGCGAACGGGGAAGATAGATTGGCAGCGCGAGCGCGAGCGAGCCAGTGGGAGCGAGGCGGGGCGGGTCGCGGCCAGCGCGGAAGTCTCGCGATGCCGAGCCCGAGCGGAgtgtggcggcggcggcggcggcgagatCTGGGCTCGGGTTGAGGAGTTGGTATTTGTGTGGAAGGAGGCGGAGGCGCAGGAGGAAGGGGGAAGCGGAGCGTCGGGCCGGTGGGCGGGCGGAGGCGCGGTCAGGGCGGGCGGCTGCGGCGCGGCGCGGCGAGGCGGGGACCGGGACGAGCGGCGGCCGAGAGAGCGCGGGGCGCACCGAGGCGAGGGAGGCGGGGGAGCCCCGCCGCGCccgccccttcccccccgccgcccgccccctctccccccgcccgcTCGCAGCcttcctccctctgccttccTTCCCCACGGCCGGCCGCCTCCTCGCCCGCCCGCCCGCagcccaggagcccaggccgCCGCGGCCGTGGCGGCGGAGCCCGCAGCCATGGCCTCGGGCGACACCCTCTACATCGCCACGGACGGCTCGGAGATGCCGGCCGAGATCGTGGAGCTGCACGAGATCGAGGTGGAGACCATCCCGGTGGAGACCATCGAGACCACGGTGGTgggcgaggaggaggaggaggaggacgacgACGaggacggcggcggcggcgaccacggcggcgggggcggccacGGGCACGCcggccaccaccaccaccaccaccaccaccacccgcCCATGATCGCGCTGCAGCCGCTCGTCACCGACGACCCGACCCAGGTGCACCACCACCAGGAGGTGATCCTGGTGCAGACGCGCGAGGAGGTGGTGGGCGGCGACGACTCGGACGGGCTGCGCGCCGAGGACGGCTTCGAGGACCAGATCCTCATCCCGGTGCCCGCGCCGGCCGGCGGCGACGACGACTACATCCAGCAGACGCTGGTCACCGTGGCGGCGGCCGGCaagagcggcggcggcggctcgtCGTCGTCGGGCGGCGGCCGCGTCAAGAAGGGCGGCGGCAAGAAGAGCGGCAAGAAGAGTTACCtgggcggcggggccggggcggcgggcggcggcggcgccgaCCCGGGCAACAAGAAGTGGGAGCAGAAGCAGGTGCAGATCAAGACCCTGGAGGGCGAGTTCTCGGTCACCATGTGGTCCTCAG